A stretch of DNA from Longimicrobium sp.:
CCGCGCTGGCCGACTTCCAGCGCCGGCGCCGCAGCGGGCGCGGCATCTTCCTCACCCGCGACCAGATCGCCGCGAAGAACGCCCACCGCACCGCCGACATCTTCATGGGAATGCCCGGCGTGCGCCTGGTGGACGACGGCACCGGCGCGCTGAAGGTGCAGATGGCGGGCGCCATCGCCCCGCGCACGCTGGGCGGCGGCGTGCTCCCGCAGACGCACAGCCAGGCCGCCGCGCAGGCGGACGCGCGCTCCGCCCGCAACGCCCAGGAGCGCGGCAACGGCGACCCCGGCGCCACCACGCCCACGGCCGCCGGCCTGGGGGGCGAGGTCGCCGCCGGCCCCATCTCGCAGCGCACGGGCGCGGGCGACTGTCAGGTGCAGTTCTTCGTCGACGGCACGCGCTTCTACCCCTCGCGCGAGGGCGACATCTCCGGCGACGTCCCCCTCGGCCTGGTGGAGGCGGTGGAGGTGTACCGCAGCGTGGCCGAGACGCCGGTGGAGTTCCGCGGCGGCCAGTCGGCCGGGTGCGGCACCGTGGTGATCTGGACCGCCAACGCCACGCGCTGAGCCGCCGCCCGCCCGCTGGCGATCGGGTGCAGCGTGGCGCGGCGGCGGCACTCCGCGCCGTTCGCGGACGAGACGGATTCGTGGGTGCGGAATCCGGGTCCGCCGCGTTCCCGCCGCTCCTTCGGCGGCTCGCTTTATGCTTGATCCACCCCTCCGGCCGGATGGTTTTTCGACCGGCAGCAACCCACCACGGGAGGTCGCCATGCGCCTCGCCCGTCTCCGCTCACCCGCCGCCCTGGCCCTGCTCGGGCTCGCCGTGCTGGCCCCGTCCGTCCGCGCGCAGCAGGGCGCGGGCGAAAGCCGCTTCCTGGTGGTGCACGTCACCGACTCGGCCACCGGCACCGGCGTGGCCGACGCCGAGGTGTGGGTGGGCGGCACCCGCGTCAGCACCGACTCGGCCGGAAACGCCCTCCTCCCCCTCCGCCACGACCGCGAGACCGTGGTCGTGCGCCGCATCGGCTACGGCGACGCGCGGCGCGAGGTGGCGGCCGGCCCCGCGTCGGTCGACGTGGCGCTCGAGCCTTCGCCCGTGGCGCTGAATGGCGTGTCGGCCAGCAGCCGGCGCATGCCCATGAGCCCGCCGCTGCAGCGCTTCTACGCGCGGATGGAGCACGGCCGCGGCTCGTTCCTCACCCGCGAGCAGATCGACCGCCGCAAGCCGCGGCGCCTGACCGACCTCTTCCGCGAGATCCCCGGCGTGCGCGTGGCCAGCACCTCGCGCGGCGACCGGCTGGTGATGACCGGCGCCACCCCCGCCATGTACCGCGTGGACCCGCGCTGGGAGGCGGGCGACTGCCCGGTGCAGTACTACCTGGACGGCGTCAGCTACCAGCCGGACTTCGCCGGCGTCCCCAACGACGTGCGCCCCGACGAGGTGGAGGGGATCGAGGTGTACCGCCGCCTCTCCGAGGTCCCCGTCGAGTTCCGCCGCCCCGGCGCCGAGTGCGGCGTGGTGGTCATCTGGCTCAAGGAACGCGGCTGACCGTCCGATAGGTAAAGCACGCGGAGGAGCGGAGGAGCAGAGGCGGGCACATCCCCCTCTGCTCCTCCGCTTCTTTGCGTGATACCGGATCTGGCCGTGTCCTCCGGTGCCCTCCGTGAGAGCCCCTCGTCGCGTGGAGAGCCAACGACGACGGCCGGCACCGCGAAGCTAGCGGTGCCGGCCGTCATCTCTCCACGAAGGGAGACGGACTACTTCGTGGTCCCCGTCCCCCCGCCGCTGCCGCTGGCCCCGCCGGCCACTCCGGTGGCCTTGATGGCCACCGCACCGGCCACGATCAGCGCCCCGAACACCGCCGACCGCCACGGCGAGATCCGCTTCTGCGCGAGCCCCACCACCGCCGTCCGCGGGAACGCCACGGTTTCGCCCGAGGCGTCCACCCCGAACCCGGTCGACGAGCGCATCCCGAACACCGACAGCAGCATGGAGGTGTCGCGCGCCTGCACCACCTCGCCCTGCAGTTCCACCACGTCGCGCACCGTCACGTCGCTGATGGGAAAGTCCATCGGCCGCGACAGCCGCACCCGCACCGCCGTAGCCGGGGGAGGCGTGGTGGAAGGCGACACCGGCGAGTACGAGAAGCACCCGCCCAGCGCCAGCGTGCACAGCAGGACCGCCGATCCCGATCTCATGCGAACCATCCTTCCTGGGTACCGAACCGGGCGTACGGCCGCCGGTGCGGCGCCCTTACGCGTGAAGCGGAAGGCCGGCCCCGCCCGGGGGCGAGACCGGCCTCCTCCGTCCATCCGTCAGAGCCCGTGCGCGGTCAGGCGCCGGGCAGCCCCAGCACCGTGGCGCAGCTGATGGGGTCGTTGCGGTTCCGGAGGCCGTTGTTGCCGCTTCCGGGCGCGCTCAGGTTGGAGTTGGACTGGCGCTCCGACTGGCCGTACAGGAGGCGCGAAGGGATCGGGTCGTTCTGCACGGGGCTCCCGGCCTTCACCGCCGCCGCAACGTTCGGCTCGCAGGTGCGCTTGTAGTCGTTGAACGCTTCCATGTTCAGGAAGAGCGCGAAGTACTTCTGCATCATGATCTCGTGGAAGAGCGCGCTCCCCGTGAGACCCTGCACCGCCGCGACTCCCGACGTGCCCCAGCGGGCGTTCTGGCACGCCACGCCCGCGTTCAGCGCGGTGTAGACCTGCGCGGCCGTGGCCCCCTGCCGGTACAGCGCCTCGGCGATGATGAACTGCGTCTCCGAGCAGGTGATCAGCGCGATCCCGGCGCTCGCCGCCGCGATCCCGTTGTCGCTGTTCAGCGCGCTGGCGTCGCCGTTGTTCTCGCCCGGCTTCGAGCCCACGAAGTTGTCGTCGCCGTTGGGCAGCGCGTACACCTGCAGACGCGGGTCGCCCCGCGCCGCCAGCGAGTCCACCATCAGGCGGCCCAGCGCCGTGTACCCCGAGCGCTCGCTGTTGAACTGGTACCACCAGTTCGTCTCGGTGGCGGTGCCGCTGTGCACCGACTCCCAGTCGCCCGAGGCCGTGTTGATGCCGTTCTGCGCGGCCGCCAGCGCCTTGGCCACGCAGTTGCCGCCGCAGGCCGTGTTGGCCGCGGTCGCGGCCGCGCCGCCGGCGGCCTGCGCCTCTACCCAGTGCATGTAGAAGCGCGCCTTCAGCGAGTTCGCCACCCGGCGCCACGCCGCCGCGTCGCCCCCGAACCGCATCTCGCGGTCGGCCAGCAGCGCGTTGTCGGAGGCGCTGCCCGCCGCCGCCAGCTGCGCGATCGCCTGATCGAGCAGCGTCTGCACGGCGGCGTACACCACCTCCTGGTTGTCCACCGGCGACTCGGGGTTGGCCGCGCCGCCGCCCGCCTGCGTATACGGAAGGTCGCCCCACATGCTGGACGCCATCCCGAACAGGAAGGCCTCGTGGATCTTCAGCACCGCGCTGGTATGCCCGAGGTTGGCCGAGTCGGCCCGGGCGCGGGCCAGCCGCAGGTCCTGCAGCCCGCCGCCCGGGTAGATCTCGCTCATCTCGTTGTCGAACTCGTCCTCGCTGTACACGTACTGGTCGAGGCTGGAGAACTGGCGGTCGATGCCCGCCATCTGGTTCAGCCACAGCGAGGTCGCGCGTGCCACGTGGCCCTCGTTGAAGAGCCACGTCTTCAGCTGTACCGAGGTCAGGAGCTGGCTCACCGACGCGTTCTGGACCACGTTCTCGTTGCCGGGAACGTTGTTGATGAAGTCCGAGCACGCGCCCAGCGTGGCGGCCAGCCCGGCCGCGCAGAGCGCGCGGCCAACCCCTTGGGTCAGGTTTCGCATGTTGGTTTCAGTCTCCGTGGGTTAGCGGTTCAGGTTCACCGAGATCACCCACGAACGCGTCTGCGGGTTGTTGAAGTAGTCCAGCCCGCGCCCGACGCTCTGGCCCGTGAGGTTCGACTCCGGATCGATGCCCGTGTAGTCGGTCCACGTCTTCAGGTTGCGGCCGCTCAGCGTCAGGTTCATGCTGCTCATGCCGAAGCGGCGCTTCAGCCAGGGCTGGTCGATCGTGTACGACAGCGACACGTCGCGCAGCTTCACGAAGCTGGCGTCCTCCAGGAACTGCGAGAACGGACCGTTGAAGCCGTTGCCGATGCCGGCCTGGCCCCAGCGGCGGTCGATGAGCACCGTCTTCCCCTTGCCGGGGCCCGCGTACGTGAACTGGTCCATGAAGCCCTGCCCGAACGCCGTCTGGATCCCGGCGCCGTGCCAGGCCAGCGTGCTGCGGTGCGTGCCGTAGCTGGTCAGCGCGCCGCGCGTGCCGTTCCAGATCTGGCCGCCCTGGCTGATGTCGAGGAGCCCCGACAGGCGCAGGTTGCCCAGGATCGTGAAGGTGTTGCGCAGGCTCCCGGTCCAGCTCGGGTTGGGGTCGCCCACCACGTGCGAGGTCCCCGACAGGCGC
This window harbors:
- a CDS encoding TonB-dependent receptor plug domain-containing protein — encoded protein: MRLARLRSPAALALLGLAVLAPSVRAQQGAGESRFLVVHVTDSATGTGVADAEVWVGGTRVSTDSAGNALLPLRHDRETVVVRRIGYGDARREVAAGPASVDVALEPSPVALNGVSASSRRMPMSPPLQRFYARMEHGRGSFLTREQIDRRKPRRLTDLFREIPGVRVASTSRGDRLVMTGATPAMYRVDPRWEAGDCPVQYYLDGVSYQPDFAGVPNDVRPDEVEGIEVYRRLSEVPVEFRRPGAECGVVVIWLKERG
- a CDS encoding SusD/RagB family nutrient-binding outer membrane lipoprotein codes for the protein MRNLTQGVGRALCAAGLAATLGACSDFINNVPGNENVVQNASVSQLLTSVQLKTWLFNEGHVARATSLWLNQMAGIDRQFSSLDQYVYSEDEFDNEMSEIYPGGGLQDLRLARARADSANLGHTSAVLKIHEAFLFGMASSMWGDLPYTQAGGGAANPESPVDNQEVVYAAVQTLLDQAIAQLAAAGSASDNALLADREMRFGGDAAAWRRVANSLKARFYMHWVEAQAAGGAAATAANTACGGNCVAKALAAAQNGINTASGDWESVHSGTATETNWWYQFNSERSGYTALGRLMVDSLAARGDPRLQVYALPNGDDNFVGSKPGENNGDASALNSDNGIAAASAGIALITCSETQFIIAEALYRQGATAAQVYTALNAGVACQNARWGTSGVAAVQGLTGSALFHEIMMQKYFALFLNMEAFNDYKRTCEPNVAAAVKAGSPVQNDPIPSRLLYGQSERQSNSNLSAPGSGNNGLRNRNDPISCATVLGLPGA